Proteins encoded by one window of Arabidopsis thaliana chromosome 2, partial sequence:
- a CDS encoding uncharacterized protein (unknown protein; FUNCTIONS IN: molecular_function unknown; INVOLVED IN: biological_process unknown; LOCATED IN: chloroplast; EXPRESSED IN: 21 plant structures; EXPRESSED DURING: 13 growth stages; BEST Arabidopsis thaliana protein match is: unknown protein (TAIR:AT3G04310.1); Has 41 Blast hits to 41 proteins in 12 species: Archae - 0; Bacteria - 0; Metazoa - 0; Fungi - 0; Plants - 41; Viruses - 0; Other Eukaryotes - 0 (source: NCBI BLink).) — MADRGALSLPRASTYLSFSNLHVWRFHNPRSYPPSRSQLLCFSSSCSRVTSAKIIQLNRRRFSYKICAAADDGRGYRLTERGKRGRKRRELWEELFEDNVEDDDDEDDGGGGIGSANFDLWKILEEIVDNVWILKAFKSYGYLLPFIILSLFFSTGPKAFLVSLAVAIGPSLLFYAFQKLIGWDKRRGTSIANQFGIEEEEEEVERSSSRIRYNPSTVRNNVNGRGVNRSSAGMASKFGGWDELDGLGTTIPERPTSEPKKKPLPKRKRVRREKAAEPLLLRLLVSLFPFLSTYTNMLK; from the exons ATGGCGGATAGAGGAGCTCTTTCGTTACCGCGAGCTTCTACTTATCTTAGTTTCTCAAACCTCCATGTCTGGCGATTCCACAACCCTAGATCTTATCCTCCCTCTCGTTCTCaactcctctgtttctcttcctCATGCTCTAGAGTAACTTCGGCGAAGATAATTCAGCTGAACCGCCGGAGATTCAGCTATAAAATATGCGCCGCCGCTGATGACGGTAGGGGATACCGTTTGACGGAAAGGGGAAAAAGGGGAAGGAAGCGGCGGGAGCTATGGGAAGAactttttgaagataatgttgaagacgatgatgatgaagatgatggtggtggtggaattGGTAGTGCTAATTTTGACCTGTGGAAGATCTTAGAGGAAATTGTAGATaatgtttggattttaaag GCATTCAAATCGTATGGATATCTCCTCCCATTCATCATCTTATCGCTTTTCTTCAGCACCGGACCCAAAGCTTTCCTCGTGTCACTAGCCGTAGCAATCGGGCCATCATTGTTATTTTATGCGTTCCAGAAGTTGATTGGTTGGGATAAACGCAGAGGTACATCAATAGCAAATCAATTCGGgatagaggaagaagaagaagaagtggagaGAAGTAGTAGCAGGATTCGATACAACCCATCAACCGTTAGAAACAATGTCAATGGCCGTGGAGTTAACCGTAGTTCAGCTGGAATGGCTTCTAAGTTTGGTGGGTGGGACGAGTTAGACGGGCTTGGTACCACCATTCCCGAACGGCCAACAAGCGAACCGAAGAAGAAACCGTTAccgaagaggaagagagtaagaagagaaaaggcAGCAGAACCATTATTGTTGAGATTGTTGGTgtctttgtttccattcttAAGCACATACACAAACATGCTCAAGTGA
- a CDS encoding Haloacid dehalogenase-like hydrolase (HAD) superfamily protein (Haloacid dehalogenase-like hydrolase (HAD) superfamily protein; FUNCTIONS IN: hydrolase activity, catalytic activity, phosphoglycolate phosphatase activity; INVOLVED IN: metabolic process; LOCATED IN: chloroplast; EXPRESSED IN: 23 plant structures; EXPRESSED DURING: 15 growth stages; CONTAINS InterPro DOMAIN/s: Haloacid dehalogenase-like hydrolase (InterPro:IPR005834), HAD-superfamily hydrolase, subfamily IA, variant 1 (InterPro:IPR006439); Has 3270 Blast hits to 3270 proteins in 1213 species: Archae - 109; Bacteria - 2717; Metazoa - 21; Fungi - 80; Plants - 57; Viruses - 0; Other Eukaryotes - 286 (source: NCBI BLink).), giving the protein MTFLLSRTFISLTLRPSCSISMANLTTNAKTRLRGVVFDMDGTLTVPVIDFAAMYRAVLGEDAYKRIKAESPSGIDILHHIESWSPDKQQKAYEIIADYEKQGIDKLQIMPGTAELCGFLDSKKIKRGLITRNVQKAIDIFHQRFEVIFSPALGREFRPYKPNPDPLLHICSTWDIQPNEVMMVGDSLKDDIACGKRAGAFTCLLDETGRYGPDDFSVSGLQPDFKVDSLSKIQNLLETNFDLNP; this is encoded by the exons ATGACTTTCCTCTTATCAAGAACATTTATTTCTCTCACTCTCAGACCTTCTTGTTCGATTTCCATGGCGAATTTAACGACGAACGCTAAAACTCGCCTGAGAGGTGTTGTATTCGATATGGACGGAACCCTGACTGTTCCGGTCATCGATTTCGCCGCAATGTATAGAGCTGTTCTTGGTGAAGATGCTTACAAGCGAATCAAAGCAGAGAGCCCTAGTGGGATTGATATTCTGCATCATATTGAGTCGTGGAGTCCTGATAAACAGCAGAAGGCGTATGAAATCATTGCTGATTATGAGAAACAAGGAATAGATAAGCTTCAAATCATGCCTG GTACTGCTGAACTATGTGGCTTCCTTGATTCCAAAAAGATAAA GAGGGGGCTAATTACACGCAATGTTCAAAAGGCAATCGACATCTTCCATCAACGTTTTGAG GTTATCTTTTCTCCAGCACTAGGCAGAGAGTTTCGTCCATATAAACCAAACCCAGACCCGCTGTTGCATATATGTTCTACATGGGACATCCAACCTAATGAAGTCATGATGGTTGGTGACAGCTTAAAAGATGAT ATAGCATGTGGGAAACGAGCTGGAGCCTTCACTTGCTTGCTAGATGAAACCGGAAGGTATGGACCAGACGATTTTTCTGTTTCCGGTCTGCAACCTGATTTTAAGGTTGATTCCTTGTCCAAAATCCAGAACCTATTGGAGACGAACTTCGACCTGAACCCGTAG
- a CDS encoding Tryptophan/tyrosine permease (Tryptophan/tyrosine permease; CONTAINS InterPro DOMAIN/s: Tryptophan/tyrosine permease (InterPro:IPR018227); BEST Arabidopsis thaliana protein match is: Tryptophan/tyrosine permease (TAIR:AT5G19500.1); Has 2832 Blast hits to 2825 proteins in 686 species: Archae - 20; Bacteria - 2600; Metazoa - 3; Fungi - 2; Plants - 103; Viruses - 0; Other Eukaryotes - 104 (source: NCBI BLink).), with amino-acid sequence MDDLEITHETKKGKSFWAAVSLIIGTAVGPGMLGLPAATIRSGSIPSTIALLCSWVYVISSILLVAELSFAAMEEDNAAEVSFTGLATKSFGNKFGVFVAFVYASLSFSLMVACVSGIGSIVSQWFPSMNPFLANAIFPLVSGILIGFFPFNAIDFTNRGLCFLMLFSITSLVAIGLSVARSNVLASFGQSCWKVSMVLPAVPVMVLTLGFHVITPFICNLAGDSVSDARRAILVGGVVPLAMVLSWNLIVLGLARITVPAAPSSTIDPISLLLSVNPSALSAVQGFAFSALATSLIGYAVSFPKQLLDTWKLVSKQSNGNGRLGSVSFSSKERDRRTNGRASYNEPARARDGFEAVVMLFVLGVPALIATFFPSTFSRALDFAGVYANCFLFGVLPPAMAYIQQSRKKLRPWVLPGGNFTLLILFAIAIILGIWH; translated from the exons ATGGATGATTTGGAGATTACCCACGAAACGAAGAAGGGAAAGAGTTTTTGGGCTGCCGTTAGTTTGATCATCGGAACAGCCGTTGGTCCAGGAATGCTCGGCCTCCCAGCTGCAACTATCAGATCTGGTTCTATCCCATCGACCATTGCTTTACTTTGTTCTTGGGTTTACGTCATTTCCTCTATTCTTCTCGTGGCTGAGCTCAGCTTTGCAGCAATGGAAGAAGACAATGCAGCAGAGGTTAGTTTCACAGGACTTGCAACTAAATCCTTTGGGAACAAATTTGGAGTTTTCGTGGCTTTTGTGTATGCTTCACTAAGTTTCTCTTTGATGGTTGCTTGTGTCTCGGGTATTGGCTCCATTGTGTCTCAATGGTTTCCTTCAATGAATCCATTTTTGGCCAATGCTATATTCCCTCTAGTTTCCGGAATCTTGATCGGGTTTTTCCCTTTCAATGCCATTGATTTCACCAACAGGGGTCTCTGCTTCCTCATGCTCTTCTCTATAACTTCACTTGTGGCCATTGGTTTATCTGTGGCTAGGTCCAATGTGTTAGCCTCATTTGGTCAATCATGTTGGAAAGTCTCCATGGTTTTACCCGCGGTTCCTGTTATGGTACTGACACTAGGGTTTCATGTGATCACGCCTTTCATATGCAATCTCGCTGGGGATTCGGTTTCAGATGCTCGGAGAGCCATTCTTGTAGGCGGTGTTGTGCCATTGGCTATGGTGTTGTCTTGGAATCTAATTGTTTTGGGGCTTGCAAGAATCACTGTGCCTGCTGCACCTTCTTCAACCATTGAcccaatctctcttcttctatctgTGAATCCTTCTGCCTTATCTGCTGTTCAAGGCTTTGCTTTCTCAGCCTTAGCTACCAGTTTAATCGGATATGCTGTTAGCTTCCCGAAACAGCTCCTCGACACATGGAAGCTTGTGTCTAAGCAATCAAATGGAAATGGAAGACTTGGGTCTGTAAGTTTCTCATCAAAAGAGCGTGATAGGAGAACTAATGGGAGAGCCTCATACAATGAACCAGCAAGAGCTCGTGATGGGTTTGAAGCAGTAGTGATGCTATTTGTCCTTGGAGTTCCAGCTCTAATTGCAACATTCTTTCCCTCAACGTTCTCGAGAGCTCTGGATTTTGCCGGTGTTTATGCAAACTGTTTCCTCTTTGGTGTCCTGCCTCCTGCAATGGCTTATATTCAACAGTCCAGAAAGAAGCTCAG GCCATGGGTTCTTCCCGGAGGCAACTTTACCTTGTTGATCTTATTTGCAATCGCCATTATTCTGGGAATATGGCATTAG
- a CDS encoding Tryptophan/tyrosine permease: protein MALPFRQHSLAPIAATPTFSKFNLFPQNVLRTLSSRLSFPKFPDCRHFQSSPPTQFTKDYRKPISQNGSLYSPLVVKCSDHDEPHSTIVSSEFVKDEKSETLEKMDDLEITHETKKGKSFWAAVSLIIGTAVGPGMLGLPAATIRSGSIPSTIALLCSWVYVISSILLVAELSFAAMEEDNAAEVSFTGLATKSFGNKFGVFVAFVYASLSFSLMVACVSGIGSIVSQWFPSMNPFLANAIFPLVSGILIGFFPFNAIDFTNRGLCFLMLFSITSLVAIGLSVARSNVLASFGQSCWKVSMVLPAVPVMVLTLGFHVITPFICNLAGDSVSDARRAILVGGVVPLAMVLSWNLIVLGLARITVPAAPSSTIDPISLLLSVNPSALSAVQGFAFSALATSLIGYAVSFPKQLLDTWKLVSKQSNGNGRLGSVSFSSKERDRRTNGRASYNEPARARDGFEAVVMLFVLGVPALIATFFPSTFSRALDFAGVYANCFLFGVLPPAMAYIQQSRKKLRPWVLPGGNFTLLILFAIAIILGIWH, encoded by the exons ATGGCTCTTCCTTTTCGCCAACATTCTCTAGCTCCCATTGCAGCAACGCccacattttcaaaattcaatctttttccCCAAAATGTCCTTCGTACACTCTCTTCTCGCCTGAGTTTTCCCAAGTTTCCCGACTGTCGTCATTTTCAGAGTTCGCCTCCAACCCAATTTACCAAAGATTACCGGAAACCCATTTCGCAGAATGGCTCTCTCTACTCACCTTTAGTTGTCAAATGCAGCGACCACGATGAGCCTCACTCAACTATCGTGTCTTCTGAGTTCGTCAAAGATGAAAAGTCGGAGACTTTAGAAAAAATGGATGATTTGGAGATTACCCACGAAACGAAGAAGGGAAAGAGTTTTTGGGCTGCCGTTAGTTTGATCATCGGAACAGCCGTTGGTCCAGGAATGCTCGGCCTCCCAGCTGCAACTATCAGATCTGGTTCTATCCCATCGACCATTGCTTTACTTTGTTCTTGGGTTTACGTCATTTCCTCTATTCTTCTCGTGGCTGAGCTCAGCTTTGCAGCAATGGAAGAAGACAATGCAGCAGAGGTTAGTTTCACAGGACTTGCAACTAAATCCTTTGGGAACAAATTTGGAGTTTTCGTGGCTTTTGTGTATGCTTCACTAAGTTTCTCTTTGATGGTTGCTTGTGTCTCGGGTATTGGCTCCATTGTGTCTCAATGGTTTCCTTCAATGAATCCATTTTTGGCCAATGCTATATTCCCTCTAGTTTCCGGAATCTTGATCGGGTTTTTCCCTTTCAATGCCATTGATTTCACCAACAGGGGTCTCTGCTTCCTCATGCTCTTCTCTATAACTTCACTTGTGGCCATTGGTTTATCTGTGGCTAGGTCCAATGTGTTAGCCTCATTTGGTCAATCATGTTGGAAAGTCTCCATGGTTTTACCCGCGGTTCCTGTTATGGTACTGACACTAGGGTTTCATGTGATCACGCCTTTCATATGCAATCTCGCTGGGGATTCGGTTTCAGATGCTCGGAGAGCCATTCTTGTAGGCGGTGTTGTGCCATTGGCTATGGTGTTGTCTTGGAATCTAATTGTTTTGGGGCTTGCAAGAATCACTGTGCCTGCTGCACCTTCTTCAACCATTGAcccaatctctcttcttctatctgTGAATCCTTCTGCCTTATCTGCTGTTCAAGGCTTTGCTTTCTCAGCCTTAGCTACCAGTTTAATCGGATATGCTGTTAGCTTCCCGAAACAGCTCCTCGACACATGGAAGCTTGTGTCTAAGCAATCAAATGGAAATGGAAGACTTGGGTCTGTAAGTTTCTCATCAAAAGAGCGTGATAGGAGAACTAATGGGAGAGCCTCATACAATGAACCAGCAAGAGCTCGTGATGGGTTTGAAGCAGTAGTGATGCTATTTGTCCTTGGAGTTCCAGCTCTAATTGCAACATTCTTTCCCTCAACGTTCTCGAGAGCTCTGGATTTTGCCGGTGTTTATGCAAACTGTTTCCTCTTTGGTGTCCTGCCTCCTGCAATGGCTTATATTCAACAGTCCAGAAAGAAGCTCAG GCCATGGGTTCTTCCCGGAGGCAACTTTACCTTGTTGATCTTATTTGCAATCGCCATTATTCTGGGAATATGGCATTAG